AACGCACGACAGCACATAATGACACATTACAGGACACAGTGAAATGTAAATAGAGAAGCCCTGTGAACTCCATAGCCTCTCTGAATGACAGAAAATGCAAATGCAAACAAAGTATCTGGGTGCGACAGGGCAAATTAATGAATACAAGCAAACTTTACAGGCTGAACACCTGTGTCAGCTGATGAGTAAACACATGTAACACTTACTTTGCAGGTGTTTAATCCCATTCACCGGCACAGAAGAAGAAATCTGCACGTGAAACACCATAACCAGTCCTATTGTCACGAGTGAAGACATTTCTGATGTTTAACCCGCTTCGTGTCTTTTTGTGTTATTAAACTTCTCTCGTGTAAACTAAAACAGGAAAAACAGCGGCGGTCACGTGATCTTCTGTGGTCACGCGCACATATGGGGTATTCTACAAATCTAAAGCCTTCGtcagtaaatacatttttacctcgataattttttttatttcccttGCGAAGTCTGTTATGGTTTCTATTAAGAACTATTACTTCCTTTATGTACTATTATTACCTTTATGTAATGTGTTTTGTGGCTTCATGGTGTATTATTGGTTCCCATTCACCTTAGTAGCCAACACATTACAGTAGAGACCCATCATAGTTTCCATTATTTAAAACCAGTAGAACTTACATTATAACCATTTAATCCATCCACATTACTAAGAtgatttcaattgttttacatatatttaaaaaaaaaatggggcatttcacaataaagacttttaaactAGCCAATTATGATCCAAAAAAACTGTTCTTGAAACACTGTTAGTTATCTTTAAGTcttataaataaacacacaagtCGTCCTTTCCCTGCTTCTTTATTAAATGTGCATATTCAGAAATTACCTCAATGATAaaagtgtaaataaaaaattattcacaTATTTCTAGTCCATGTCGTGATAGATTTGGTGCAAAATTTTGCATTAAATCCCATCACATTTGTTGCTGGCCAATGAAGATGAAGAAATCCTGATGCAATGCTTCAGACTTATGCTTTCTCAAATGTTCTCACAGTCTCTACGCCCTCATAGGTGGCtctctaaaaataaaaataaaaatcagtaaACAATATAGTATTGGGTtgaaaaataattaagtaaGTCTAATGTcacaaacaaaatataaaatttagcAATTTAaacacatacactgtaaaaaatgattgtcaagaaaaaaattcttagtatttttgtcttgttttcagtcaaaatttctaaaaattcttaaattaagatgctttttcttgatgagcaaaacgacccaagaaaataagtctatttttagaccaaaaatatcaaatttaagtgattttgtgcataaaacaagcacaaaaataCCAATGATGTAAGCAAAttgttcttgaatttagtgtttgagaaaaatgttcaagatttttttgcttaccccattggcagatttgttttgcttgttttaagcacaaatttacttaaattgtatatttgtctataaactaggctttttttcttataatgctcatcaagaaaatacatcttgatttaagaatttttagatatttctactgaaaaaataaataaatactaagtaagaaagtagtGAATCTACCTGAATTCaccttacactgcaaaaaaatgattttcaagaaaaaaaaatcttagtatttttgtcttgttttcagtaaaaatatcaaaaaattcttaaattaagatgctttttcttgatgagcaaatgacccgagaaaataagtctagtttttagaccacaaatatcaaatttaagtaaatttgtgcttaaaacaagcaaatatatctgccaatggggtgagaaaaaaatctaaaaaataagttttctttttacttaaacacttaatttaagaaaaagTATCTTACCAGATttgcagataattttgcttgttttaagcacaaactcacttatattgtttagtttttgtctaaaaactagacttattttttaggtcattttgctcatcaagaaaatacatcttgatttaagaatttttagatatttctactgaaaacaagacaaacatactaaagtcattttttgcagtgttgggaCACTGTGACTCTGAGGTGACTGTCAAAAGTTGTCCTAATCTCGATATCACCCTACTGTAAATATAGACCCTTACAACAACCAGCTTTCCGTCCTTGATCTCCCGGACAAAGGTGGTCTCTTTTCCATCCCACTTCTGCACATGCAGCAACTGGTCGCCATCCATGAACACAGTGGActattgaaaagcaacacatGAATGTCTATGAATGCTTTAGTCATCTCTTCATTGTTATTGCACCGTTCTTAAAGGTTTGTAAGAGCTTACTTTACAGTGCCTGCCATCTCCAGTGGTTTCATCAAATTCTTCGCCCAGTTTGAAGGAGATCTCTGAGGTCTTAAGAGTAGTCTGGTTTTTCAAAACAACCTTATCCCCTTCTTTTGAGAGGATAACCGTGGGTTTAACCACATTTGCAGCTTGTCTTACTGCAAACCCAACACCTTTGAAAGAATCACAAGCATTAAAAAATAACTTCACAATGCATTTGAAAATGATGAACAAGTATTAACATTATTGCTATTATTAATTAAAACTTACCTAGAGCTTTCAGGTACTCATCAAAGTTATCACTGCTGACCAGTTTCCATGTGCCACAGAATGCATCTACCATTTTGAGATTAAGTAGGTTTTTGTAAACACTTCACTTTGTATGATTTCCTGTTAAAAGCTACATTTTCTTTTTGCAAAGCATCTTAAATACTTTTCATTGACTAAAGGAGTGGGAGGAGTCAGGGTTCTTATTGGCTGTCTGTGAAAGCTGAAATATTTGACTGGTTGTTGAGTTTGTTAAACTTAATAAAAAGGTTTCAGGACAAACTGGTAAGCATCATATAACCATAATatatatttgtcttttaatatCCATAACTAAATATAGGTAAAGTTTTGGTATTTATGCTTATAGTTATGAACAACCAGTTAGTTTATAGTCATAAacgtaaaatatatatatatatatattacttaAGTTATGAAATTAGCctatattataattttttaattatttgataATAGGCTAATATTAGTTTGCATTACTGTAACATCATAAAAGAAACCTTTAGTCCCCTCTGCTGGTTACACTGGGACATAAAACTAAAACTACAAAAGCTAggattaaatgtaattttaaagcaCAACCATATTTCTTGTGCTTTACAACATAatgacacactgcaaaaaatgacattcctgaaatatacaatttaagtaaattaaaacttaaaacaagcaaaaatatctgccattAGGGtgggaaaaaaatctaaaaataagttttctttttttcttaaacactcacttttctcacaccattggcagatttttttgcttggtttaagcacaaattcacttaaattgtatattttttgtctataaactagacttattttcttaggtcattttgctcatcaagaaaatacatcttgatttaataattttttagatatttctactgaaaacaagacaaaaatactgagtaagaaagtcattttttgcagtgcatgacctggaaaaataataaaaacaaaatgtccAGACAtctcactgcaaaaaataatttttgccttgttttcagtaaaaatatctaaaattcttaaattaagatgctttttcttgatgagcaaaacgacccaacaaaataagtctagtttttagaccaaagatatcaaatttaagtgattttgtgtataaaacaagcaaaaaaaatctgccaatggggtaagcaaaaaaaaatcttgaacatatttcttaaacactaaattcaagaaaaatttgcttaccccattggcagatttttttgcttgttttatgcacaaaatcacttacatttgattttttggtcatttttgaaaaattttcttacacactaaattcaagaaaaaataaatttgatatttttggtttaaaaactagacttattatgttgagttttgctcatcaagaaaaggcatcttaatttaagaattaagaatttttatatatttttattgaaaacaagacaaaaattatAAGAACATTTTCtcatgaaaattatttttttgcagtgtattttttttttgccttgttttcagaagaaatataaaaaaaatcttaaatcaagatgtattttcttgatgagcaaaataaccacagaaaataagtctagtttatagacaaaaaagatacaatttaagtgaatgcTTAAAATAAGCTAAATTATCTGCCTATGGTGTgagaaaatttaaattaaattaaaagaaaacttatttttagattttttttctcaccccattggcagatatttttgcttgttttaagtttagatttacttaaatttatatttttttgtctataaactagaccTTTTTTcgtaggtcattttgctcattaagaaaatgcatcttaattttaaaaaaattgctatttctaatgaaaacaagacaaaaatactaagtaagaaagtcattttttgcagtgcatgacctggaaaaataataaaaacaaaatgtcaccctgagattttttttctcaccccattggcagatatttttgcttgttttaagtttagatttacttaaatttatatttttttgtctataaactagaccTTTTTTcgtaggtcattttgctcattaagaaaatgcatcttaattttaaaaaaattgatatttctaatgaaaacaagacaaaaatactaagtaagaaagtcattttttgcagtgcatgacctggaaaaataataaaaacaaaatgtcaccctgtctgtgaaatccagacatCTCATAATCTAAAGTTTAATAtgaatcattgatttcaatcttgacatgatatattaaatatatcaaggttatatttttacaaaatgttctttacattttatcagatgattttatatagaaaacaatggatcacaaaaatgacttttaacAGAGAAGGTTATTCCTAATTAAATCACAGCATCCCTAAGAGCTTTAAAGTATAAAGAAGGACAAGTCTCCACAATCATAACTTTAATATGATTTCAGAATGAAATGAGCAcaaatgtttgcagaaataacaaTCAAATTTCAGCTTACAGACGTCAACATCGAACAGTTGTTCACAGTTGTTGTTACACGCACAATGAAAGGCTTTTAAACAAAACTAGCAAATATAATGTACAATTCTCTATTTACAAGAAGAGAATAGATTTCATGTTATTAAGCACTGAATCATATCCTCGGGCTAAAATGTCACCATTTTTACCATAAAAAACACAGATGTGGTGGTGTTGTACAAGGACAGACACATATTGTAAGATAAAAAACTTTACTTACATCACCAAATGGAATGCATTTCCTTTtttttgtgcaaaaagagaCATTTTTGCCACTATGCATCAGCATTCAGAGGTggtctcaaaatcaaatgaatcTTTCTGAAATAGGAAAGCGGGTCGTATTTCATACAGCCGACTGTTATGAAAAATTGTGACAGTGAGCCTTTGGGCAAAAGTCAAACAAAGCCATTGAGTTGTGAAATAAACTATAATATTTGTAAAACAACACTTCGAATGAATTCTTGTCGTAGGAAAGAGTTGTTTCTCACTGGCCCATATCTGACTGTCCATCTTGATGTTGCATAGCACAGAGTGTAACAGTTGTCTGGTCAATGGGGCAGGATTGGAGGCAGATCACATGAGAGTCTCTAATAAGGTCCAATCAATCACTGTTGGATCGAGTTATGAACCCTCTCCTTTCTGTTCCTCTGTGGTCTCTTTAGGTGGATCAGCTGAGGATGAGCTCTCTCCCCCCTGTTCTCCATCATCTGTTTAAAGACCAGGATGGTgcatttattaaatgcaattaactacatttatttatcatagAAATAGTACAAATAGCGAAAGCTCATGTTGTTCAAAAAATTTATTGTCATTATGAACGGCATGCATGGACCAGCATGATTCTGccaatttaattttgtgttcTGTAATCTgtatactcttaaaaataaaaacatttttgactaaatggttccataaagaaccttttctgtttcacaaaaagtTCTTCATAGTGAAAGTTCTTTAGATTTTAAAAGATAAGAAAGAAATGAGGACTGAATGATTTTTTAGGGGTGATTTTACATATTGTGTGTTTTGCGGcttcaagttcgttatttcaaatgtaagcGCATGGTATTTGCGCTCATAACGGTCACGACACGGTCACAACGCGATCGTTTTTTCCAGGCACGTCCTCACCACATcaagttaaaaacattttaacttttcagaatgccgcaagtgcaccgcaggtcatgtgacaagaaccaaccAACGGTCAAGTTTTTAGacgcgaaatgtgaaccgcccctaaagGAACCCAAAATAGTTAttctatggcatcactgtaaagaaccttttaagcacctttatttttaagagtgtaccaGAAAATCACATGGATTTGGAACAAAATTATTGTTTACATTCAGTTTATATTTTTCGGTGACCTATTCCTTTAAACTCactgttttatccaaagcaaacaataaacaatacagATGCAATTTATATAGACTTTTATAAGTTAATTTAATACAACATTCATGTAAATTTGGCAATGTTAATcattcatatgtttttttctatgAAAATGAGCAACTCAAACATTCAAAACTGAAATGAGAGGAAGCACACCAACCTTGAACCCTGGCTGTACAaaaagttattttcattttgtagGACAAACATAAAAGTGACCACTAGAGGGCAGAAGAACCAGTCTACTATTCAACAGGGCCCAAATAACAGCACATTGTTAGAGATAAACAGTACGCTTGACTTAGTAGTTTTTATTTACACCTGTATAAATAATGCATGATGCGAAATAAAGTATggatcaggggtctccaacctttttgtgaggaagggctaccacaatggataaaaggagggctacttttttgatagtctactcaaaacgttttgttttatttgttggttttattttattttgcttgttgctatgttttatcattgtttaaaatgttaacctaTATAAAAGGAGCCAaggtaatttaaacaaatatgtaataaataggGCTGGgaatagattaatctagattaatctcatacaaaataaaagtcattttttgcataacatatgagtttgtgctgtttgtaattattgtgtatatataaatacacacacattcatgaatgtatttgataaacatttacatgtttaaatatacataatatttacacacagcacaaactcatattatgcaaaaaattacttttattttgtataagattaatctatgcccagccctagtaataaataaatataaaattgagGCTGTGTTTTGGCGGGCAACACAGGTGCCTTCAGCAGATACCAGGTCTGAGGAATGAGTACTACTGACAGCATCTTATAACCTACAGCTATCCTCCTGATGACAGACTAATCACACAGAAGCACTTACGTAGGAGTTTGAGGAAAGTGTACACCTTTAATGACAAAGTGCTTTATTGTACAGGGGTAAGTGCTTTTTAAGAGAACCACTCCGGTCAATCACAGCTGCACGCTTTGGTGAGCTACTGACAAAACCTAAACATTAAAATGTGTATGTTGGCACATTTTACCATCACTGGTGGTTAAGACTGATTAGCATCTGAGTAAAGTTTATGCAAACAGACTTAAAGTAGCTTGTAGCATAAAATATCAACAAGTGGCATCTGCAAACAAATGATGCTTATTATTCTTGCAGAAGCATCCacgtttacatttatgcatttggcagatgcttttatccaaagtcaCTTACACTGCTTTCAACCTATACATTATCAGATTGTTTGTGTgttcctgggatcaaacccatgacctttgcaattgcctacttccatactatatagtaggcgaagtagtgcttttcgcctactatatagtatagaAGTAGGCGGTGTCGGACGCAGCGAATATCTCTCATTGTTCCACTCTCctataaaacatcatcaaaggtgcatgatctctgaaagccagtgttgatatttgaaatcacctaaacacacacgcccctaccccaatataatctagaccttcttttgatagacccgccccacacatacgcaacccaggcaacgatgtcagttagtagacacgcccccttactgctgattggctacaagtgtgttttggtactcagcctgactcccttttccaaagtgcttttcaaaaatcatgcaccccacctttaagctTCGCCTTTGTTATTGTGTAATAGCGACTTCTAGTggtgaaaatgtctttaaagcgtaactaaaccccttgcctgactccacccactggcaatatttgaaaaatgcaagaaaactgGGCAGATCCTAACAGAGATAgcggggacgaactaagctcgtaccaagtgtgtggtgagatcgtaacaagggcgtggtgagcttgaacctgcttacgtcacgagtaattttttggacccaacatccaataggaaaattcaactgcagtagccaccgttcaacctgaagagggcagcactcagatgtttttacaccatatattgcagtattgaaacactttatatccaaatgtcaaaaaagttactaaaatcaatgaacagcactaataaagccccattcttacagatcattaactaaaaaaaattggtttagggtttagctACTCTTTAAGGCTTTAAGTCTAATACGCTGGCATtcatgcatttttttgtgactTAAGTGCGCTCTCTACTTTTTGAGGATAGAAAAAGTTCAACGAGCAGCACATGACGTACCTCCCAACGAAAGCTCAGCTAGTTTATTAGGCAGGTCTCCGGCTCCAGGACCAGCCGTGGAACCTAAAATGTCCGGCAGTGCATTCCTCCGGCCGGTCCTGCCTGTGGCTGCAAAGTCAGAGACGACAGGTTCCACATCAGTCATCTCTGGTGCTCCTCATAACATCATCTGAAAATAAAAGAAAGTGgttcaaaacacatttaaatttaCGTTTTAATTCATTTTCTAGATATCTTACACTCGAAAAAAGGCTGGCTTGTTTCAAGTCGTTGTTGGGTAAattcagtggcggccggtgacttcttttttcgatgGCGCTCGATGTGTAGTTTGtcataacatgtatgtagcctgtcgtgtgtggtttgtaatttcaaaatatgtgttcattaTTAATTTCCCATAACACTAATATCCTATTATAAATATCTTGACAAGCTAAATATCATTGAAAAGCTCTAAGAAAGCTcaagttttcatattttaaagccTTTTTGCATTAATAATAACGCAGTGAcagctattttttttatttgtgacaAAAGTGTGCAGAAAACCAGTGACACCTAGTGGCTTTTGTTGGTAAATCCACTAAACTTTAACTTGAATTTTGGATCAAGACTAGTTTAGACTTATGGCtttatttttatagcattttgggCCATACAGTTAGTTCACCTATGAGCATTTTGTCGTTAACCTTTCCTGGATGTTATTTCACAATTTGTAGGCCCAAAACAGCATCACCCTTGCCAGTCGCCACTGCCAAACCTAGACTAAATGAGCAAGCAGGATTAATAATATGCATCCTCTATCACTGTCACAATTTCTTCTCCACTGCATCTCTTACAACATTTTTGTCTTCTCCAAACCGAATCAGCAACTGCACTTGCTCACCAAGCACATTGCCGAATTTCTTTCATGACACCTTCCCAACTAGCATAGAAAACAAACATCCCAGATAGCCATTGGACGCAGTAACGGAACAGGACCGCAACCGCAAAACGATAGAGACGGGTCTGGTTCGCATCCGCCTCACGGACTCGTTCCTGAGTCCAAACGCACATCGGGCCGAAGCAGTTTCTGGTCTGTTTTTAGGAGTTGTTGCGGATATGTGCTAGCGCCGATCCAGCACCGCCTGATCATTCCGTTACAGATGCGTAACGGGTGCGTGAAACGATTCCGCCTACCGGAGCTGTAGCGAATGTGTTACGGTTCCGCTTAAATCACCACTGGATTGTCCTTTTGCCTTATTTTTGGCATTTTTTGTCAGTTAGGATATCATAGTAACCTATGCAGTGATGTGATATAATAACAACTATAGTAATAGGCTATAAACGAATTACTTTATCCAATACTGTACTACAACTATAGGGTATATTATAGGCTACTAGAATATACACTCTTTGGATTATTGTAGTATAAAATAAAGTATAGCCTACTAGAgtatttattacagtttatcagtttactatagttaatGCAAAGTATGCTGTAGCAATCATTAACAAAGTGTCATAAATACTATAATTTATACAGTATTGTACAATTTACTACAGTATAGTTCAAAAACACTATAGTATTTACTATAAATTACTATAGACCATtacaaaagatgtaaacaacactggtccagaagcacttcctgtttctgttttttaacactagataaacgttgggataaaataaaccaacagaacatataaacctgaattaactgaagttaaacatcttaaagatagttatttttttatttcacatatattattgtcacaaactgtaacaggaagtgtttctggaccagtgttgtttacatcatttgaacTGGTCTATAGTATTTTTTCACCTGGAACATTTTCACTACAAGGCCTTGGCTATAAAAAAAGCTTGACTTGACTTGATAAAGGCTAGTTTCAGTTGGAgcaataggcctataggctaaaaaaaattaattgttttAATGATTAAAATGCATACTAAAACAACATGAACGAAGTTAACAAACACAGAATTAATGACCACGAAttcatatatttaattataaaaaatgaacaacaaagtcaacaatTAACACAGAACACAGTCACCAACAAACCCAGAATTAATGGATAAAAAAAACGCACAGGCTATTAACacaacatgaaaaaaaaacatgcacttaAACAAAATCAGGTGGGTGCTGtggcagctgttgtggttgctGCTCCTGCTGCTGACGCGCCAGTCTCTCCTGGCGCCCCCCACTCCTGTCCGCTGAAAGGGCAAACCACCTTATTGCATGCCTCCATATTTCAGCTTCTGTTGCAGATGCTGTCAGTGCGCATTTGCGCACTGCACCTGGAAAACAGCATTACTGATTATGTTGAATGAGAAATTTGGATCAGTGCTAGGCCTACATGACAAAAAACAGGCAGACTATATATATTGCATCTGCTCAAAATGAAGATAGGCCCATCCTTCTAATTCGGCCTACTTCTATAACGGTTTGTGCATTAATTGATGAAGCTGTAATAAAATAAtagcctaataataaaaaaaactggtcATGTAAAACTGAATAAGACACATGAACGATATCTAACCATTGAGGTTAAGATGTAGCCCCAGTTAGGCCTAatagtaataaaaaaataagaagaATAAACAGAAGGCATTATTGTTGGTGTATGCTGTTTTACGAAGACGTCAAAACTGGAAGAATTGAATCAATGGAAATCTGTGCGGGAAGGATCGATTGTCATCCTCTTTTGTAAAGGTAGCCTACGgtattggcgcttttccattgcacagATGTCCTTATCTTTTCGAGCCGAAATATACAGAtgatatatatacagtacaggccaaaagtttggacacactTTCTCATTCAATGCGTTTCCTGTATGTTCATGACTATTTGCATTGTAGATTCTCACTGGCTACTTTGAAGAAACTAGAATATAAGACATGTTTGCAATTATTTCACTCTTTTTGTGTACATAATTCCATATGTGTTCATTAATAGCTTTGATGTCTTCAGTGAGAATCTACAATGTAAATAgtcatgaaaataaagaaaagcaTTGAATGAGatgtgtccaaacttttggcctgtactgtatatactatataCCATGGATGCAATTAGTACAATAGTAATATCAGTATCtaattcctatatgctttgttctttggttatttaaggagatgtgtaaAAGGTGCATTTCTAGATATAGAAAGTCCCCCCTGAATCCCAATGATGCTGCATCTTTGATACAGTATCAtgtattttaatttactttgaggaatctgtaaccagatctttCATCATTTGCCAGGTATGCAATATTCTCATTTGATTATATTTGTTTCTTCGTGTTTTAATTGGattgtaaattggcttctgaattatgtttttctACCTGGTTAATAACTTGTTACGTTTGCATTCATTCTAATTTGCTCTGTATTATTGAATCTTCTAAGTTACTATAAAGTATTACGATATCCTTTGTTAGCACATATCTTTGATCagggttaattcatgttaattaaGTTCTACCTCTAACTAAGTTGTTACGCAGTCTGTTTATATGTGGGCCATCTGGGTGATGAGTCATAACCTCCAATCATTGCCTTTACtttgattaattttatatagTAATATGATTTAACTATATTCAGCTGGATGGTGCTAAGCCCAAACCTCTGGTTATAGTGTGGATTTTGTACTAAGTTGTATACAAACGATTGCATGAGGCTATATGGGGACTTTTAGCAAGAGATCGCGGGAGCGGCATTGTTAAATTGTGTTAGTCATAACTTCTAGTACGgtcaaatatgtgttcggaATCTGCATAGTGGCCGATGTGGACCGATACGACATGGGTAATCGAATGAATgagttaaatattatttttagtcAATCAGAATGATCAAACGTTTATACAAATTCTACAATTACATCAATTTGATTCATATTACAATATGTCTTTATCTTTTGGTGTCAGATGAAGCTACCCGAGTTGTGTAACGTCATTGATAAGCGCCAGAAAAGACAGAACGCGCGACAATCCTTCTGCCATGATGTTTGGTTTCCGCCGTTGGGCCTAACGGAtggatatacattttatttttcccCTTACACGCATCTGGActggacacattcaaccgcatgtgctctgtgcgtacagaaagttgctcactttagcgcctttttgcggttaaatacgTCCACACAGCagacatgttgcttcagacaagcacgtgcaggtcgcgcgcagtttctgtttgcgtcatcacaacactTCAGCCGTATTGATTTGGTGATAAAAATCTTTCGTCCGAAAACGCTCTTTTGGGCCATTTTCGGCGCATCCCTACTATATATGCATTAGTTCAATCAGTTTTTACTGCTAAACTCTTTTCCAGGAGTAATCTGTAAGACTTTTGAGTGAATAA
The nucleotide sequence above comes from Paramisgurnus dabryanus chromosome 12, PD_genome_1.1, whole genome shotgun sequence. Encoded proteins:
- the pkib gene encoding cAMP-dependent protein kinase inhibitor beta, with the translated sequence MTDVEPVVSDFAATGRTGRRNALPDILGSTAGPGAGDLPNKLAELSLGDDGEQGGESSSSADPPKETTEEQKGEGS
- the fabp7b gene encoding fatty acid binding protein 7, brain, b, with amino-acid sequence MVDAFCGTWKLVSSDNFDEYLKALGVGFAVRQAANVVKPTVILSKEGDKVVLKNQTTLKTSEISFKLGEEFDETTGDGRHCKSTVFMDGDQLLHVQKWDGKETTFVREIKDGKLVVRATYEGVETVRTFEKA